In a single window of the Patagioenas fasciata isolate bPatFas1 chromosome 22, bPatFas1.hap1, whole genome shotgun sequence genome:
- the LOC139829645 gene encoding olfactory receptor 6B1-like, whose product MWDGRVVFSGKSLYLIFLATYMVTITENAVIIFVVKRNRHLQKPMYYFLGNLSFLEICYVSVTLPRLLLGFCSQSMTISFSSCMTQLYFFISLMCTECVVLAAMAWDRYLAVCHPLRYPAIMTHKLCLQLLILSWAGGFSISLVKVSLISQLTFCGPHVMNHFFCDISPVLSLSCTDVSLKAYACIPYHSLGQTDWIYNATYHNVKGIRCHLRYAGIFQSSICHIRRV is encoded by the exons ATGTGGGATGGCAGAGTCGTCTTCTCTGG GAAGTCACTTTACCTGATCTTTCTGGCCACCTACATGGTAACAATCACTGAGAATGCCGTTATTATCTTTGTGGTGAAAAGGAACCGTCACCTCCAAAAGCCCATGTATTATTTCCTGGGGAACTTGTCCTTCCTGGAGATTTGTTATGTCTCAGTAACACTGCCCAGGCTTTTGCTTGGGTTCTGCTCCCAGAGCATGACCATCTCATTCTCCAGCTGCATGACCCAGTTATACTTCTTCATCTCCCTTATGTGCACTGAATGTGTCGTCTTGGCTGCAATGGCCTGGGACCGCTATCTGGCTGTGTGCCATCCCCTGCGCTATCCAGCCATCATGACGCACAAGCTGTGCCTTCAGCTGTTGATTCTCTCATGGGCAGGAGGCTTTTCCATCTCCTTGGTCAAGGTGTCTTTAATTTCACAGCTCACGTTTTGTGGCCCACACGTCATGAACCACTTCTTTTGTGACATCTCTCCCGTCCTGAGCCTTTCCTGCACTGACGTGTCCCTGAAAGCATATGCATGCATACCTTATCACTCATTAGGGCAAACAGATTGGATATATAATGCTACGTATCACAATGTGAAAGGGATCAGGTGTCATTTGAGATACGCTGGGATATTCCAGTCCTCCATTTGCCACATCAGAAGAGTGTAA